From a single Planctomycetia bacterium genomic region:
- the htrB gene encoding lipid A biosynthesis lauroyl acyltransferase codes for MARRSLATRCIDLAAYAAVRVAICVIQSLPRAACERGARRLSSFLAHRLRIRRQVVRDNLRTAFPEFDAAARRETARQMWEHLLLMVVEIAHANRVITRTTWRKYLRIHGMEEFVRLLWLDRPKVILSGHYGNFELAAYLFGLFGFRVFSVARELDNPRLDRFVTEFRESRGQRILPKKGSAPDVALVLEENGAIGLLGDQAAGPKGCWVDFFGRPASVHKAIGVFALSSSAPVLVCSATRRDGLFDYDLRLEGVADPAAAGPETADLKALSQWYTSLLERAIRREPGQYWWVHRRWRGQPKAATVKRSAA; via the coding sequence TTGGCCCGCCGTTCCCTCGCCACCCGCTGCATCGATCTCGCCGCCTACGCGGCGGTGCGGGTCGCGATCTGCGTGATCCAGTCCCTGCCCCGCGCCGCCTGCGAGCGCGGCGCCCGCAGGCTGTCGTCGTTCCTCGCCCACCGGCTGCGGATCCGGCGTCAGGTCGTTCGCGACAATCTGCGCACGGCATTCCCCGAGTTCGACGCCGCCGCCCGGCGCGAGACGGCGCGACAGATGTGGGAGCACCTCCTGCTGATGGTCGTGGAGATCGCCCATGCCAACCGGGTGATCACGCGGACCACGTGGCGGAAATATCTGCGGATCCACGGCATGGAGGAATTCGTCCGCCTCCTCTGGCTCGACAGGCCGAAGGTCATCCTCTCGGGCCACTACGGCAACTTCGAACTCGCCGCCTACCTGTTCGGCCTGTTCGGCTTCCGCGTCTTCTCGGTGGCCCGCGAACTCGACAACCCGCGGCTCGACCGGTTCGTGACAGAGTTTCGCGAGTCGCGCGGCCAGCGGATCCTCCCCAAGAAGGGGAGCGCTCCCGACGTCGCGCTGGTCCTCGAGGAGAACGGGGCCATCGGGCTCCTCGGCGACCAGGCGGCCGGGCCGAAGGGCTGCTGGGTCGATTTCTTCGGCCGGCCGGCGAGCGTCCACAAGGCGATCGGCGTCTTCGCCCTGTCCTCGTCGGCCCCGGTTCTCGTCTGCTCCGCCACGCGGCGCGACGGCCTGTTCGACTACGACCTCCGGCTCGAGGGCGTGGCCGACCCGGCCGCCGCCGGGCCCGAGACTGCCGACCTCAAGGCCCTCTCCCAGTGGTACACGAGCCTGCTCGAGCGCGCGATCCGGCGCGAACCCGGTCAGTACTGGTGGGTGCACCGCCGATGGCGGGGCCAGCCGAAAGCGGCTACAGTAAAACGGTCCGCCGCCTGA